The following DNA comes from Denticeps clupeoides chromosome 14, fDenClu1.1, whole genome shotgun sequence.
AGCTGAGCAGTTCCGTGCGCGGCCAGTAGGTGTCAGCAGTGGACTGACGTTAGTTCCCAGGCGGCCCTTCACACCAGGCCTGGCGTCTCGGCGTCTGTGGAACTCTGCCGTACGACTTCACCTGGACACGGATGGGCGGTAACGGCGGAGCTTTGTGAGGCATGAAATCACTCGATTTCCCTGTCAATTTGCATCCCATTACGTTGAATGGCTGTTGGAATCGTTACCGGGGGAACCGGTGCTGGAGACATGATCACGGGCAACATCTGTCTGTCGAGAGCCTTCCAGTTAACTCTGCGCCATTACACCCCTCTAATCATTCATGTTCGTTAAAAACACCCCGAATAATCCAACATGGAACCTAATCACCAGGTAAATTACCTTGTGGGGTCTGCGAGTCCTCATTTCCACGTGCGCCCGTTCTTCAGCTGATAAAAGGACATTTCTGTGACCTTCTCGGACGTTGTTGTCCTGTGTCCAGGACCAGTATTTTTGGGCACCTCCGGTTTTCCGTGGTGGGGAGCGGCGCCCGGAGACCCCACCATTCTGCTGCTCCAGATGGCGTGCATATTGTGTTGGTGTTGGCGGGGCATGAAAGCGCACAATAAAACCGTCTCGCTCAGCAGACGCGTCGACCCGGGCTCTTTTCACCACTCGTCTCCGTAACCAGGGAGGGGAGGGACGGCTCTCTGGGGCCCAACTGGAAGGCCATCATCAGGTGACGTCCAGGACctcccccctcacacacacacacacacacacacacacacacacacgtgtgaaAAACACACAGGTGTCATCTCCCTCCCCTCGGGGCGTGCAGAGTTCCAGGCCATCTTTGACATCGCTGAGGTGTCCTGCCGGGACTCGAGGGGACGCGGACAGCAGGGTTCCGGGTAAATAGTCTCTGCTGGGGACGCTGCAAGCGACGGGTCACCTGCGGACATGCAGCTCCTCGCGTGGGTCGCGTTCTCCTGCCTCTGGACGGCAGGTGGGACGCAGGGCTGTCCTGAGAAGTGCAAGTGCGCCAAGAAGAGCCGCGGGGACAAGGTGGAGGTCAACTGCCACAGGCGGAGGCTCGCGACCTTCCCGTCCCATCTGCCGCAAGACGCGTGGATCTTAAAATTTGGTGCGTTTAACCTTCAATAAGTGTTATTACACAGAGCCTTTTGATCCATGATCTAACCTCAGTCCGTGTCCATCTTAAAGGTGAAAACGTCCTGCAAGACCTCCCAGCAAATATTTTGACCCCAGTTCCTAAAATTGAGAGTGTGAACTTGGAGCGAAACTCAATCAAAGCCATTCACCCCCAGGCCTTCTCCGGTGCCAGCACGCTGATGCTCCTCAACTTACATGGGAACCAGATCAGCAAGCTTCCCATGAAGGGCTTCAAAGATCTCCTGAACCTGCGCTTTCTCCTGCTGGGTCAGAACCAGATCTCCAACCTCAAGGCGGACGTGTTCACAGGCATGAGAAACCTGTCAGATCTGGACCTGCCTCTCAACTCCATCACATCATTACCTCCTAACGGCTTCAGGCCTCTTATTGCTCTCAAAGTGCTGGACCTTTCCCTAAACAGGGTTCAGAAAATTGCCTCCAAAGCCTTTGTTGGTCTTCAAGAGCTTCTGTTCCTCAACTTGGACAACAACAGTTTGAAGACCATCCCTGCTGGGGCCTTTAAGCCCTTGATTGGCCTGGAGATGCTGGTGATAGACAACAACCTCTTATCCACGCTGAGCTCCTCCACGCTAGAAGGCCTGTCCAGCCTCCAGGAGCTCTATGTCAGGAACAACCAGCTGGAGAGGCTCCCTGCAGACGTCTTCAGACACACGCCGAAACTCAGCCGAGTGGCACTGAGTGGCAACCGCCTTCAAACGCTTGATGGTAACATGCTGGCTAATCTGCACGGTGAGTGTGTTCATCTACCACAAGCAGTAGGACCACAACTCCACAGCTGACACATCCTGGGAAGTTCACGGCGACCTTCAGAGCAGCAATTAATCTTAAAActactgaaaaagaaagaaattattcGGCCCAAGATGAAAACATCGTTTCCAATGTTTTTGGCAAAATGGTTGCTATTGGTTGTCGGTATTAATGGGTCTCTTATTGAGAAAAgtgggagcagcgtgtggggacgggacctcagtggcacctcggcggttcgggactgtgattacgggggccgcttccttacccgccaggccccCAAACAGACAGTGTTTACAGCAATAACGTACATATTGTACAAAACGTACTAGAAAAATAACAATTTCATAATAATTCATCCTTTTGGGCTAGAAAGGTGtaacacaaagtaaaaaagaaaagaccagACGGCAAAACGACTAGAAATGCTAGAATAAACGAGGCAAAAATGCCAGTGAACATATTTACAATATATGGGTGATGAAGGGAGGAGCTAAAAGAGGTTAAACGAGCAGCTAAATGCGGCGCCACGGTGGCCCCGgctcaccaggtggcaccagctCACCGTTTTGCGGCCCTCTTCACCTGAAGGCATGCACAATTGGTTTGGGTTAATTAAGACTGTTAATTAAGTGgattttccccctctctctggtTGGTCTGTGACCCATTGTGATGCCTGGCTGCCCCTCCATGGTTCAGTTTTTGTAAAATCACGTATTCGCCATGTTGGGGCGCCTCCTACTTACATCATCAGACCAACGTTCACGAAACAACGAGTCCAACAGACGTTCTCCTTGCAGGTCTCAGTGACGTGTACCTGCACGATAACCTCTGGAGGTGCGACTGCAACATCAACTCCCTGCTGCAGTGGATGAGCCAGACGGAGGTCAACCTGTCCCCACTGGACAGGCTGCGGTGTGACGGGCCCGAAGAGCTCCGCGACCGGCCGCTCAGCGCCTTCAAACCCGAGGGGCTTCACTGCAGAGCCTGACACCAAAACACAACCGCTTCGACACGACCATGGCGGCGCCGCGCGCTCGGAAGATAATCGCCGCCATTTAAACCTGCTATTATCCCGCCATTCCCCTCGCACCAACATGCCTTCACTCCCTCCAAACTCACACCGACCGGCTCACGGGCGTGGCCGCGAATACAGGAGCCTGAAAAATTCCAATTTCTCACCCATACCAAGACCAACACATCAACAGCGTACGCGTCATAACGCACTCTAACATGTTATTATCCGTTCTTCTGTTCTCGAGGTCACGGGGACCTTCATTTCTCCTCCTGTCACCCCAAAAACGGAAATAAAAGGAGCAGAGCTCCTATTACGCTCTTTAGTCAGGTTTTACGCTACCTTTTGGTTTCGTGCATTTGATGTTAAAATGCGTTTGAGCGGTTCTCGTGAGATCTGTACACACGGAGGCCGAGATTGGAATTCCTCATTGGACTGTCACCGGCGGCTGAGCTCCCATCGGAATCGTCGCTCAACCTCCACATTCCGGCCGTGGCGGCAGAGCCGGGGGATTCCGAGTGGCGCCAAACCGCAGCCGACGTCACCCGTCAATCACCAGTCTGGCTCTGGCTGCATATTGCACTTCGTCGTGAATCCCAGATGTCCTGATTCCTAATTGTGGTTTTTAATGGTCTCATCAGCAACACAGTCCAACGAACGTGGACGAGTGATAATTACATCTTATTACTTGTTTTAATTTGATACCGGCATAACAGCAGTCATTTGGCAACTGAGAGGCAACCAGAGTGAATCATTTAGCGTTTAGATGACATTCTTACGCAGCAGGCACCACGCAGATATCCacaaactacattttattaatgcaggaGATAAACAATATAGATTTCTAGATATATTTCTGCACATGTCTGGATATTTAAGAGGTTAAGTGACAGGttaattatcataaaaaaaatccttctgtCGTCAATATCTATACCACAGTATTACCAGAGCTCGTACTGCCATTTTGCATGGGCAAATATgataacataaaacaaaacaataagaGTCTGGAtatgcatttaataaaacacacacatatatatatactaatactatatatactacacacacacacacacacacacacacatatatatatatatatatatatatatatatactaatactatatatactacacacacacacacacatatatatataatctgtatatatatataatccagTTTGCTTGCTGGGACGAGGATATCGCGGAGCAGCATGACTCAGGGTGTCTGGGTGACCCTGGCCCATCTAGGACTCGCGGTGACTCACTGTGGAATAATTCACCAACCTCACTGCCACTGTGGCCCAGTTTTTACCCGGTGGTACTTCTTATTAATCACAAATTTCAGCCATCCAGCTGAGCCACAGATCATTTTTATGACCTTGATATACCTGATATATTAGACCAGCAACGCGAGCgttgtattttaataattgaagGCATGATCCCAAATATAATATTCCAACATTATGATACATTTTCAGTTTACTGAATGCATATTTCACCTATCAGCACGCATCGGGGAAGGGATTATAAATAAAGATCAGCGCTGGTTTATAAGGCATTTATTTATATCTACTTCCAAGTTCCGATGTGATTTGTgagcatattaaaaagaaagatggCAATCGGTCAAGTGGTGCGAATGCTTATTTTTCAGCCACATACCTTCAAGTGAACGGCGTTTCTCTACCTCACATCAGACATCCTCGTATTGTTACCATGGAAACCCTTATTGAGCCTCGTGTGGCTGGATTGCCCCGCCTACATCCAAAACTCCAAAGTCAGCTCCACCAGCGTGGCATGCACGGCAGCGCAGGGGAATCGCGGTTAGAACAGGAGGGGGAAGTAGAATATGCGGACGCTGCCCTGTGGGTCGTGTTGTTGCAGGCATGACGCCGGTTACGGTGGCGATGGGGGGAGGAAGGCTCACCACCGAGCGGGGCAATGGGATAATTCGATCAGGGACTGCAGTCCAGGACCCAAAGGACCGAGAATATTTACCTCCTGGACGGCAGAGCGGCCTAACAAACCCGAACACGCAGTTTCATCAATGGCGCCATTCACCGACTTTTAACTCGTCGCCTGCTTTACGTCTCCCGAAGGGTTCATGTTAACAACACGGGAAAAAACCCCGTTTGAAAGTGACGCAGGAGACATTTCGGGGGTTCGGGGGGATACATCGCACACCAGCGGACGTCCTTCTGAGGGCTTCGGTCGAGCCATTCATATCCGGCCGCTGTGAGGAGTTCAGGGAACGTTCTGGCATATCAAAACCGCCATTACG
Coding sequences within:
- the LOC114802915 gene encoding leucine-rich repeat-containing protein 15, which encodes MQLLAWVAFSCLWTAGGTQGCPEKCKCAKKSRGDKVEVNCHRRRLATFPSHLPQDAWILKFGENVLQDLPANILTPVPKIESVNLERNSIKAIHPQAFSGASTLMLLNLHGNQISKLPMKGFKDLLNLRFLLLGQNQISNLKADVFTGMRNLSDLDLPLNSITSLPPNGFRPLIALKVLDLSLNRVQKIASKAFVGLQELLFLNLDNNSLKTIPAGAFKPLIGLEMLVIDNNLLSTLSSSTLEGLSSLQELYVRNNQLERLPADVFRHTPKLSRVALSGNRLQTLDGNMLANLHGLSDVYLHDNLWRCDCNINSLLQWMSQTEVNLSPLDRLRCDGPEELRDRPLSAFKPEGLHCRA